The following are encoded in a window of Pseudoalteromonas tetraodonis genomic DNA:
- a CDS encoding type VI secretion system accessory protein TagJ, with the protein MKKIHSLIREGKLADALLCCATELQDEPLNFDIRSLYSELLCINGELEKADKQLDFMVQKNPEFAVGAVNLRHLIRAQQSRVDFYQGKGIPKLFHEANELDTLFLKMHVALLEGETSEAATLAKQMEALRLESVDDEHSAIRDLDDSLSPYLEVLGTNGEFYLANFNEIEALKVEPVTSLLESIWLRVEITIKDGPSGTAHLPLVYANSNTELEKLGQVSDWDELQDEFIVGKGMKMLFVNDEAITIPSLKINAVETAE; encoded by the coding sequence ATGAAAAAAATACACAGTTTAATTCGCGAGGGAAAACTTGCTGATGCTTTATTATGTTGCGCTACAGAGTTGCAAGATGAGCCTTTAAATTTTGATATTAGAAGTCTTTATTCTGAATTACTTTGCATTAACGGTGAACTTGAAAAAGCAGATAAACAGCTAGATTTTATGGTGCAAAAGAACCCTGAATTTGCTGTAGGTGCGGTTAACCTTAGGCATTTAATTCGCGCACAACAATCGCGTGTAGATTTTTATCAAGGTAAGGGTATTCCTAAACTCTTTCATGAAGCTAATGAGCTAGACACCTTGTTCTTAAAAATGCACGTAGCCCTACTTGAAGGCGAAACATCTGAAGCGGCAACGCTTGCAAAACAAATGGAAGCACTTCGTCTTGAAAGCGTTGATGATGAGCATTCAGCAATTAGAGATTTAGATGATAGCTTAAGCCCATATTTAGAAGTGCTAGGCACGAATGGCGAGTTTTACCTTGCAAACTTTAATGAAATTGAAGCATTAAAAGTAGAACCTGTAACGTCTTTATTAGAGAGCATCTGGTTACGCGTTGAGATCACTATCAAAGACGGTCCGTCAGGCACGGCACATTTACCGCTGGTTTATGCAAACTCAAATACTGAGCTGGAAAAGTTAGGTCAGGTTTCTGATTGGGATGAGCTACAAGATGAGTTTATTGTAGGTAAAGGAATGAAAATGTTATTTGTCAACGATGAAGCAATCACTATTCCTAGTCTAAAAATCAACGCCGTTGAAACAGCAGAGTAA
- the tssG gene encoding type VI secretion system baseplate subunit TssG codes for MIQHIISQASQVDFYKAVFIIENQLKKHGLEYRYVGYDSSPKQELIKFTATQKFGYPGNAITKLEQASFEDGLHKVNMQISFMGLTGCSGALPQFYSELVMQRLRYKDTTMRDFYDMFNHRLVSLYYRAWKKYKPSLNHVNKDKNKDPYTQILGLLSGGYNDHQLHFSGLYSRKIRNAFDLKSVLSSYLGCDVVIKQMVGKWHDLKPQEQTCLASERLYEGQHARLGVDTVIGKKIWDISSNIEIHISTTDIDKAKSLLPKGKLFELATKIVKDYAGNAISFRLIIESDFQQLDAVQLSKRECQLGANSFLMASKNTPKFNPIKLSFKG; via the coding sequence ATGATCCAGCATATTATTTCTCAAGCGTCACAAGTTGATTTTTATAAAGCTGTTTTCATTATTGAAAACCAGCTGAAAAAGCATGGCTTAGAGTATCGCTATGTAGGGTATGACAGTAGCCCAAAGCAAGAGTTAATTAAATTTACCGCAACACAAAAATTTGGTTACCCAGGTAACGCTATCACAAAATTAGAGCAAGCTAGCTTTGAAGATGGGTTGCATAAAGTCAACATGCAGATCTCTTTTATGGGATTAACGGGTTGCTCAGGTGCTTTACCCCAATTTTACAGCGAGCTGGTGATGCAGCGTCTTCGCTATAAAGATACCACCATGCGTGACTTTTACGACATGTTTAATCATCGTTTGGTGTCTTTATATTATCGAGCGTGGAAAAAATATAAGCCGTCTTTAAATCATGTGAACAAAGATAAAAACAAAGACCCATATACACAAATATTGGGACTTTTAAGTGGCGGCTATAATGATCATCAGCTGCATTTTTCTGGCTTGTATAGCCGAAAAATTCGCAACGCTTTTGATTTAAAAAGTGTATTGAGCTCTTACCTTGGTTGTGATGTTGTCATCAAACAAATGGTAGGAAAGTGGCATGATTTGAAGCCACAAGAACAAACCTGTTTAGCAAGTGAGCGCCTATACGAGGGACAACATGCTCGCTTAGGCGTTGATACCGTAATAGGTAAAAAGATATGGGATATTTCTTCTAATATTGAGATTCATATCAGCACTACTGATATTGATAAAGCAAAATCCTTGTTACCGAAAGGCAAGTTATTTGAGTTAGCTACCAAAATTGTAAAAGATTATGCGGGCAATGCGATTTCATTTCGACTTATCATCGAATCAGATTTTCAACAACTTGATGCGGTGCAGTTGTCTAAACGGGAATGCCAACTTGGCGCTAATAGCTTTTTAATGGCGAGTAAAAACACCCCTAAATTTAACCCTATTAAGTTATCGTTTAAAGGATAA
- a CDS encoding Hcp family type VI secretion system effector → MQANTYLKYGSIKGETTAESFKDLITVLSLDWNVSREISAATGTAMDRESSSTRLGDVTITKLQDKASPDLFKEATIGKGLPAVFHITKQGDKVEEIMKIELTDAMISSYSVSVQNDRPIETITISYTEMMMTVTPTDDQNNITAPLVYGYSGVKGQQM, encoded by the coding sequence ATGCAAGCAAATACATATTTAAAATACGGTTCAATCAAAGGCGAAACTACTGCTGAGTCTTTCAAAGATTTAATTACAGTTTTATCTTTAGATTGGAACGTTAGCCGTGAAATTAGCGCAGCGACTGGTACGGCGATGGATCGTGAATCTAGCTCTACTCGTTTAGGCGATGTGACTATTACTAAACTTCAAGATAAAGCATCTCCGGATCTTTTCAAAGAAGCAACTATTGGTAAAGGTCTACCTGCTGTTTTCCATATCACTAAACAAGGTGATAAAGTTGAAGAAATCATGAAAATCGAACTTACAGATGCCATGATCTCTAGCTACTCAGTATCAGTTCAAAACGACCGTCCAATTGAAACAATCACTATCAGCTACACTGAAATGATGATGACTGTTACACCTACTGACGACCAAAACAACATCACTGCACCACTTGTATATGGTTACAGCGGTGTTAAAGGTCAACAAATGTAA
- the tssE gene encoding type VI secretion system baseplate subunit TssE — protein MIEHKQQLQASILDRLIDDEPDFQDAPSRTEGISISELRKNVRRDIEALLNARIQWHTWPSQYAELSTSCLSYGLPDFSSMSVSSHEGRALLCETVRNTILKFEPRFIEVEVFTDDEVPVNRVLNLRINALLYADPEPEFISFDSEVEPVNLGMKIIEASL, from the coding sequence ATGATTGAACATAAGCAGCAACTCCAAGCATCTATTTTAGATAGGCTCATTGACGATGAGCCTGACTTTCAAGATGCGCCTTCTCGTACTGAGGGGATCAGCATTAGTGAGCTGAGAAAAAATGTGCGTAGAGACATAGAAGCGCTGCTAAATGCTCGAATTCAGTGGCATACCTGGCCATCACAATATGCTGAGTTGTCGACTTCGTGTTTATCATATGGTTTGCCTGACTTTTCGAGTATGTCTGTAAGCTCACACGAAGGGCGTGCACTTTTATGCGAAACCGTAAGAAATACAATTTTAAAATTTGAACCGCGGTTTATTGAGGTAGAAGTGTTTACCGATGATGAAGTACCCGTGAACAGAGTATTAAACCTAAGGATTAACGCCTTGTTGTATGCCGATCCAGAACCTGAATTTATCAGCTTTGATTCTGAAGTTGAGCCGGTTAATTTAGGTATGAAGATTATTGAGGCCTCTTTATGA
- the tssH gene encoding type VI secretion system ATPase TssH has product MSTMTLNKLVEKLSPDCRKSLEAAVAICNSRSHFTVELEHWLLAMIEQQLDDVRLIFGSFDIDIDQVKQDLNQSLESFKTGSDSSPSLSVHVTTLLRQSWLSTSIEFTDEQIRSAYVIYTLTKDDTLSSLVTRCSKLFNNIEPGQLLHAWPEIVAQSQERNTANVTAATPANGSSKTPSLDQFTVDLTAQAKAGKIDPILGRDFEIRQMVDILTRRRQNNPILTGEAGVGKTAVVEGLALRIAQKDVPAVLQNVKLHSLDLALLQAGAGMKGEFENRLKSLINEVKNAVDPVILFIDEAHTMIGSGGQAGQNDAANLLKPALARGELRTIAATTWAEYKKFFEKDAALTRRFQVVKVEEPTPEKAVAMLRGLVPVMEKHHKVFISEQALESAVHLSHRYITARQLPDKAVALLDTACARVAMSQASTPNAIEQLMNRLSEIEAQVLMLNREQKTGLDHSEQLSALKSELVEIEQQLEPLNEQFNVEKGIVAELNQALESINTNDADSSAEVLEQLKESKLKLASYEHNMVHWQVDEELIAQVISDWTGIPVGKMHEDEIHGILNLAAQMKQRVVGQDHALELMAKVVQTSRAQLADESRPNGIFMLAGPSGVGKTETALSLAQEVYGSEDNVTVINMSEFKEEHKVSLLLGSPPGYVGYGEGGILTEAVRRKPYSVVLLDEMEKAHPGVQDIFYQVFDKGTIKDGEGRDIDFKNTIIIMTSNVGTDTTMSLFEDEESKPSIKGLLKALQDDLLGAFKPAFLGRINVIPYIPLSDEILTQIAALQISKIIKRVKKHYDAQLTYNDDVIEHIIANCQNAGSGARNIHTILQNKVLPLLSEILLSSMVEGEKVTSISLLIKDNEFDVELTKVNSK; this is encoded by the coding sequence ATGTCAACGATGACATTAAATAAATTAGTTGAAAAACTAAGTCCAGATTGTAGAAAAAGCTTAGAGGCAGCTGTTGCAATATGTAATAGCCGCAGCCATTTTACGGTTGAATTAGAGCATTGGTTGTTAGCCATGATTGAGCAGCAACTAGACGATGTTAGACTCATATTCGGTTCTTTCGATATTGATATTGATCAGGTGAAGCAAGATTTAAACCAATCACTAGAGTCATTTAAAACGGGCAGTGATTCATCGCCTAGCCTATCAGTGCATGTGACTACATTATTAAGGCAGTCATGGTTAAGTACCAGTATAGAATTCACCGATGAGCAAATTCGCAGTGCTTATGTTATTTATACGCTAACAAAAGACGATACGCTTTCAAGTTTAGTAACGCGCTGTAGCAAATTGTTTAATAACATAGAGCCAGGCCAACTGTTACATGCATGGCCTGAAATTGTTGCACAATCGCAAGAGCGAAATACCGCCAATGTAACTGCTGCAACACCTGCAAATGGTTCATCTAAAACACCGAGTTTAGATCAATTTACAGTTGATTTAACCGCTCAAGCAAAAGCGGGGAAAATAGACCCTATTCTAGGTCGTGATTTTGAAATACGTCAAATGGTTGATATTTTAACTAGACGTCGTCAAAACAACCCAATCTTGACGGGTGAAGCGGGTGTAGGTAAAACCGCTGTGGTTGAAGGACTTGCCCTAAGAATTGCCCAAAAAGACGTACCTGCAGTATTACAAAACGTTAAGTTGCACAGCCTAGATTTGGCTTTGCTTCAAGCAGGTGCGGGCATGAAAGGTGAGTTTGAAAATCGCTTAAAGTCGTTAATTAACGAAGTTAAAAACGCTGTTGACCCTGTGATTCTTTTTATAGATGAAGCTCACACTATGATTGGTAGTGGCGGACAAGCGGGTCAAAACGATGCGGCTAACTTACTAAAACCTGCTTTAGCAAGAGGGGAATTACGTACTATTGCAGCAACAACGTGGGCTGAATATAAAAAGTTTTTTGAAAAGGATGCTGCACTAACACGTCGTTTCCAAGTGGTAAAGGTTGAAGAGCCAACGCCAGAAAAAGCGGTTGCTATGCTACGTGGTTTAGTTCCTGTTATGGAAAAGCATCATAAAGTTTTTATTTCAGAGCAAGCACTTGAAAGTGCGGTGCATCTATCGCACAGATACATTACTGCCAGGCAACTTCCCGATAAAGCAGTTGCATTGTTAGATACGGCCTGTGCTCGTGTTGCTATGAGCCAAGCATCGACACCTAATGCGATTGAGCAGTTAATGAATAGACTTAGTGAAATTGAAGCGCAAGTTTTAATGTTAAATCGTGAGCAAAAAACCGGTTTAGATCATAGCGAACAATTATCAGCACTTAAATCTGAACTAGTTGAGATTGAACAGCAACTTGAACCATTAAATGAGCAGTTCAACGTTGAAAAAGGCATCGTTGCAGAATTAAACCAAGCGCTTGAATCGATTAACACCAACGATGCAGACTCTTCTGCTGAAGTACTTGAGCAGTTAAAAGAAAGTAAGCTTAAGCTAGCCTCGTACGAACATAACATGGTGCATTGGCAAGTTGATGAAGAGCTGATTGCACAGGTTATTTCTGATTGGACTGGTATTCCTGTTGGTAAAATGCATGAAGATGAAATTCATGGCATTTTAAATTTAGCTGCGCAAATGAAACAACGCGTAGTTGGCCAAGATCATGCGCTTGAACTCATGGCTAAAGTAGTACAAACCTCTCGTGCTCAGCTTGCAGATGAAAGTCGCCCTAATGGTATATTTATGCTGGCAGGCCCAAGCGGAGTGGGTAAAACAGAGACCGCGCTTTCACTAGCACAAGAAGTATATGGCAGTGAAGATAACGTAACAGTTATTAATATGTCTGAGTTTAAAGAAGAGCATAAAGTGTCATTACTACTTGGCTCACCTCCAGGTTATGTTGGTTATGGCGAAGGCGGTATTTTAACCGAAGCAGTAAGAAGAAAACCATATAGTGTGGTGCTGCTAGATGAAATGGAAAAAGCCCATCCAGGCGTGCAAGATATTTTCTATCAAGTATTCGATAAAGGCACCATAAAAGACGGTGAAGGCCGAGATATCGACTTTAAAAATACCATCATTATTATGACCTCAAATGTGGGTACTGATACCACAATGAGCTTATTTGAAGATGAAGAAAGTAAGCCAAGTATTAAAGGCTTATTAAAAGCATTACAAGATGATTTATTAGGGGCATTTAAGCCTGCATTTTTAGGACGAATTAACGTTATTCCATATATTCCGTTAAGTGATGAAATTCTTACCCAGATTGCTGCGTTGCAAATTAGTAAAATAATTAAGCGTGTTAAAAAGCACTATGATGCGCAATTAACGTATAACGATGATGTGATTGAGCACATTATTGCAAATTGTCAAAATGCCGGATCGGGTGCACGAAATATTCACACCATATTACAGAATAAAGTACTACCTCTATTGTCTGAGATCTTGCTTTCAAGCATGGTTGAAGGTGAAAAAGTAACATCTATCTCATTGTTAATTAAAGATAATGAGTTCGATGTTGAATTAACTAAAGTTAATTCAAAATAA
- the tssF gene encoding type VI secretion system baseplate subunit TssF produces the protein MNDELLKYYNRELAFVRHMGKDFSEKYPKVAGRLKLSDDHIEDPHVSRLIESFAFLTANIRQKLDDSFPELTDALLGQMLPDYQAPIPSMSVVKLEAENLSTTGVVIPRGSEVETNVESMKQCKFQTCYETYLWPVEITSAQFDNSPFVAPKPRWHEKAKSIFKLELTGEYPGVSLAETGLEKLRLFINGQWHHTLKVYELLFKHAIGIAFDNGEEGIKYLSKNQLKAVGFDANEAVVPYSQRSSAGYRLLVENFTFPEKFRFVELENIRSSLPKKSNKCSVYIYLDSESTELEKQVDKNMFLMGCTPIINMFEQELEPIRPELSEYEYQLTPRYMDSEISEVIGISEVIAFDHKGNKQIVCPFYGQTHPRYQGHDDLFWHIRRETASWAGGYVESGTESFLSLVDARFENSAMDYAEGNTVLTVRANCSNRNLPASMPFGDDELGLLMPERGDVIKKIRCLIPFTHAVRPILADATRWQLVNHLTLDAFSGDDACNKLKEVLRLYDFRASPQTKGLIDNIYRVIVEPATARVVQKGRVSFATGSEIEITFANDDFSGSGMFFFASILDHFFAQFAAINSFTRVSLRLKEQEQVYYQWPARVGESPLI, from the coding sequence ATGAACGATGAGTTATTAAAGTACTACAACCGCGAACTAGCGTTTGTTCGCCACATGGGTAAAGACTTTTCTGAAAAGTACCCTAAAGTTGCTGGGCGATTAAAGTTAAGCGATGACCATATTGAAGACCCTCATGTATCTAGGCTAATCGAATCGTTCGCATTTTTAACTGCTAATATTAGGCAAAAACTTGATGACAGCTTTCCTGAGCTAACTGATGCTCTATTGGGACAGATGCTGCCAGACTACCAAGCGCCTATCCCTTCTATGTCGGTGGTAAAATTAGAAGCTGAAAATCTGTCCACCACGGGTGTGGTCATTCCAAGAGGCAGTGAAGTAGAAACCAATGTTGAGTCGATGAAGCAATGTAAGTTTCAAACCTGTTACGAAACTTATTTATGGCCGGTTGAGATCACAAGTGCCCAATTTGATAATAGTCCGTTTGTTGCCCCTAAGCCTCGTTGGCATGAAAAAGCTAAGTCAATTTTCAAACTTGAGCTAACCGGTGAATATCCGGGTGTATCATTAGCTGAAACCGGGCTGGAAAAATTACGATTATTTATAAATGGCCAATGGCATCATACGCTTAAAGTGTATGAACTATTATTTAAACACGCTATTGGTATTGCTTTTGATAATGGTGAAGAGGGTATAAAGTACCTTTCTAAAAACCAGTTAAAAGCCGTAGGCTTTGATGCAAATGAAGCGGTGGTGCCCTATTCGCAGCGCTCAAGTGCTGGTTATCGGTTACTGGTGGAAAACTTTACCTTTCCGGAAAAGTTTCGCTTTGTTGAGCTTGAAAATATTCGTTCATCACTGCCTAAAAAGTCTAACAAATGCAGTGTGTATATTTATCTTGATTCAGAGTCAACCGAGCTTGAAAAGCAAGTAGACAAAAATATGTTTTTAATGGGATGTACACCCATTATCAATATGTTTGAGCAAGAACTAGAACCGATTCGCCCTGAGCTGAGTGAATACGAATACCAATTAACACCACGCTATATGGACTCTGAAATCTCAGAGGTGATTGGTATCTCAGAAGTTATTGCGTTTGATCACAAAGGGAACAAACAAATAGTGTGTCCTTTTTATGGGCAGACTCATCCACGATACCAAGGCCATGATGATTTATTTTGGCACATCCGCAGAGAAACCGCTTCTTGGGCCGGTGGCTATGTTGAGTCAGGTACGGAATCGTTTCTATCATTGGTAGATGCACGATTTGAAAATAGCGCTATGGATTATGCTGAAGGGAACACGGTATTAACAGTACGTGCTAATTGCAGTAATCGAAACCTTCCTGCTAGCATGCCCTTTGGAGATGATGAACTCGGACTTTTAATGCCTGAACGTGGTGATGTAATAAAAAAAATACGTTGTTTAATCCCATTTACTCATGCAGTTAGACCGATATTAGCCGATGCAACTCGTTGGCAATTAGTTAATCATTTAACCCTTGATGCGTTTAGTGGAGATGATGCATGTAACAAGCTTAAAGAAGTGTTACGGCTGTATGACTTTAGAGCTTCACCGCAAACAAAAGGCCTTATCGATAATATTTACCGCGTGATTGTAGAACCAGCAACGGCGCGTGTTGTACAAAAAGGACGAGTAAGCTTCGCAACGGGAAGCGAAATAGAAATTACCTTTGCCAATGATGATTTTTCGGGAAGTGGTATGTTTTTCTTTGCTTCTATCCTCGATCATTTCTTTGCACAATTTGCGGCAATCAATAGTTTCACGCGTGTTAGTTTAAGGCTCAAAGAACAAGAGCAAGTGTATTATCAATGGCCTGCTCGAGTTGGGGAAAGCCCGTTAATATGA